CAATTACTGGGTGACCAATTTTAGGGCAAGCCAGAAAGGGGAATTGACATGGAAGTATCAAATTACATCCTCAAGGGACAATTCCATCTCCTTTGCCGCTCGATTTGGAATAGAAAATCGCGTACCTATGATTGCGAGGGCTTATTCGGGAAGTACGGAAAAATCATCCGTGCCAATGGCCAGTTCCATTCTCGATTTGAACTCGCCCAAGAATCTTTTATTGGTCAATTCCAGACCTTCCAATACGGGCAAGGAGATACTATTACACCTGCGCGAAACCGAAGGGGACCATGCCGTATTGGATATTACCAAAATCCTTGGCAATACCAACATTACCGCGGTAAAGGAGGTGAATGGCCTTGGAGAGACCATTCGCGAACTGGATAGCCCGTTACTAATTGAGCATTTTGAGACAAAATTCATTTTATTGGAGCTAAAACCCCAGTAAGCCCTTTGTACATTACAGGTCAACACTGTAGTATTTTGTATGGGGAGTAAGGATTGGACCGGTAGGCTGTCCTTACTTCCCTGTTCCAGAACCATTTGATCAAAAAATGGAATAGGGGACAAATGGTCAACCGCATGAAATAGAAGGAAAACCCCAGAAAATATAAGGTCAACCTGCAATCGTTTTCCTTTGGGAATCTGTATATTTATGAGATACTTAATTTAGTATGCCAGCTTCTTCCCCCGAGGCAAGGAATGACCCATTTCCGGGTATTCCCTTTAGTTCTCCCATGAAATAGTTACTTCATAAAATTCAACGATATGAAAACGGAAGTTTTTAGGTGTTCCTTGTTCATTTTTATTTTGTTGGGAACGTTTTTGCTCAATTCCTGTTATTCGGTTCGCCTGCGGAGCGTTGAAGGAACCCCTGAGCCGGCATTTCCCATGGTTAGGGATGATTATTATCGAACGATGCAGGTAATCGAATTGGATACTGTGATCACTATTGGGGCTTTGGACAAGGATTTTACGTATTTGATCAAAAGATCGGACCTATGCCCCAGTGGCAAACTCCATACGGTTGAATACCGCAATACCTTCGGGGCCGTTTTGTTGAGCGGTATTACGTTTGGCCGCAAACGCAAGGTAAAGATCAAATATGTGTGCATGAAATCCAATTAAAAAGAGAAAGTTATGGCCAGAACAACCAAATTATCACTGGACGAGTGGGATACGTTACACAATAATGGACCCTGGGACCTAAAGTTCCTTTATAAGACCAAATTGGAAGCCTCTAGCCTTATGCCCTCCAATTTGGATCGCTATAATGACGCGGCCCGGGAAATTCAAAAGCTTTTAAAAGAGGCGAAAAACAAAAACGAAGGATTTAGGGCCTATGGTTCCGCCTGGTCCCTGTCGCATATTGCGCACCAAAAGGACAGAATGCATTTTAATGCCCATATGAACGAATATTTTTCGTTTAAAGATCAAGACCTCCATCACCTCTCGGGCTACGATGCGGATGACATTTTTATGTTTCAATGCGGTAACGTGATCAAGGAGATATCGGAAAAACTTGCAGGTCATGGCAAATCCCTAAAATCCTCTGGGGCCAGTAATGGCCAAACCATAGCGGGATGCATTTCCACGGGTGTGCACGGATCGGGAATTAAGGTGGGTTCAGTTCAGGATTATGTCGTAGGATTGAATTTGATTGTTGGTCCAAATCCAGGTGACATTGTTTATCTGGAAAGGCATAGCAAACCGGTTTTAAACGACGTATTTGTACAAAAGATAAGGTCCAGGGTAATTCGGAACGATGGGCTTTTTAACGCGGCCCTGGTAGGTTTGGGCTCCTTTGGATTTATCCACGGCGTTGTTATTGAAAGTCAAAATTTGTTTTTGTTGAAGCGTTATGTAAAGTCCATTAAAAAGGAGTTGGCCCTTGAATTGGCGGAATCGTTGAACTTTGAAAACTTTACGGAAATACCGGAAGAAATGGTTGGTGGAAAAGGGAGGGAACCGTACCACTATAAAGTATTTATCAATCAATATCAAAAGGATGATAGTGACTATATCGTAGAATTGATGTACAAAAAAGACTTTAAACTCAACTATCCCGATCCTTTTCCAGTAATCAAAAAATCCATTTATCGCGATTTGATCCAGGTAGCGGTTTCCCTTGGGGCCCAGTTTACCGGTTTGATTCCAAAATTTGTAAATGCCTTGGAATCCACCATACTGCCCAAAGTTGATGAGGTTTCAATAGGTACTTTGGCCGAAACCTTTTGGGATGCACCCTATCAAGGCCCCGCCTTTGCCATTTCCTTTGGGGTGCCTCAAGACCTTTCGGCAAAAACATTGGAAATTCTTTCCGAGATAGCCAGAAAGAAAAGAACCCCCGGGATTTTTGCCATGCGGTTTATAAAAAAATCCGAGGCAACCCTCTCCTTCGCGCGTTTTGACAAAACCTGTATGATTGAAATTGATGGGGTGCTTTGGAATGAGAAAAAGAACCTGGGCTCCCTTAATGGCCTCAGTAGGGAAATGATGGTCGCCCTGCACAAAAACAACATCCCGTTTACCATTCATTGGGGTAAAAATGCGGACTGGGCCTTTGTTGGCAATGATTGGCAGGCTTCTTCCTTGGCGGACTATATGTATGGGGAAGATGCCAAAAAATGGAGGGAGTACCGCTCATCATTATTAGCTCCCGATATGCAAAAACTGTTCTCCAATCGATTTTTAAAGGAATGTGGACTCGACCGTAGTGAATCCGTTCAAAACCCTTCGGATTTGGTAGCCTCCTTGGTATAAATCGAACATACAAAAAGCGGGAAAGTATAGGGTGGTTTCCTTTTTTGGAGGTGACCGGCACCGGTAAATGGAATACGCAAACGTAAGGGGGTTACGAATTGCACGACCGAGATCGATGTAATGACGGGAATCATTCAAACTCCATCCAAAACAGCCGTCCTTAATTTTACGCTTTCCCCCAAGGAAACAAAAATTGAAGTCCGTTCAGATGTGTTCAATCTGTTCAATACCGTAAATTTGAGTGGTTTCAACACTAATGCCACACAAAGCAACCAAATACACAAGGGGAGATTAAACGGATGATACTAAAGAAATCAAAAAGGGCAATACTCCTTCTGATACTTGTGTTGACCTCGACTGAATTTGTAGCGCAAAATGCCACTGCAAAGCAGGCATTGATCATAGATGCGGACACGGCCAATGAGGTGGACGATCTTTTTGCACTTGTACGGGCCATAGGGGCACCGGAATTCGATTTGTTGGGGATTACTTCGGCCCAGTTCCACACCTCTCCCTTGGCCAGCGACAGTACCGTGGCCGAAAGCCAACGTATCAACGAGGAAATCGTGCGCTTGCTTGGCAGAAAGGACATTCCTTTGCCATTGGGGAGCAACGGACCCTTGACAAAGGCAGACCAACCCCAACCCTCCGAAGCGGCAAGCTTTATCATTACGAAAGCACATCAAATGCAAGAGGGTAAAAAGTTGCAATTGGTGATTTTAGGTTCCTGCACCAATGTGGCGTCGGCCATTTTACTGGATTCCACCATCGTCCCAAAAATACAGGTACATTATCTTGGTTTTTGGCACGATACGGATACCAACACCTATAATAAGGAAGAGTTTAATTCTGGTAATGACGTTATCGCGGTCAATGTCCTTTTGGATTATCCTACATTGGACCTAAGTGTGATGACAGCGACTACCAGCCAACATCTGGTCTTTACCAAACAAACAGTGGACCAAAGACTTAAAGGAAAAGGAGGAATTGCGGATTACCTGGTCAATCGGTGGGAGACGTACCAGCGATGGTGGACAAAGGAAGATCCCCTGAAAAAGGAATGGATCATGTGGGACGTGGCCATTATCCAGGCTTTGGCACATCCTGAATGGACTACAACGAAAGAATTCCTTACCCCAACTGAGAATACCCAAAGACACATCAAAATCCATACGGCCATAGCGGTCGAAAAGATGGAAGCCGATTTTTGGCGGCATTTGGACACCCTTTTAAACTGATTTACCATGCAACTCACAACAGCTATCGATATTGCCCTTTTTACCGATTTTCTAAGTGAAAAAGGGATGTTGAACCCAAATGAAAAAATAGAAAAGGTCGAAATACCCGGAGAAGGAAATATGAATGTTGTACTTCGGGTGATTACGGGACATCGTTCGTTTATCGCCAAACAATCAAGGCCTTTTGTTCAAAAATATCAGAACATTCCCGCCCCAATAGACCGCATTGGTGTAGAGCATAGCTTCTATAAAACGGTTCAGGGTTCCGGTATCGATGCCCACCTACCAGGATTGCTGGGCTTTCTTCCCGAGCATTACATGCTGTTTCTGGAGGATTTGGGGCAAAGTGAGGACATGTCCTTCATTTACAGAAAAAGGAGTATTTCCGATATCCATTTTAATCAATTGGTCTCCATTGCCAAAGGAATACATTCAAGTCCCATTACGGTGGATTATCCCAAAAATCTGGAACTACGGAAATTGAACCATCAACATATTTTTGTACTGCCGTTTTTGGAAGATAACGGTTTTTCCCTGGACGGTATCCAAGTAGGTCTGGACGCCCTGTCCCTTCCTTTCAAAACAGCTAAGGCCCTCAAGGAAAAAGTGGAGGAGTTGGGCGTTTTATACCTCACTACGGATGGGGTGCTTCTTCATGGGGATTACTATCCAGGTAGCTGGATGGCAAAAGCAGATGATGTATATGTCCTGGATCCCGAATTTAGTTACCAAGGTCCCCTTGAATTTGATTTGGGGGTTCTCGTGGCCCATCTTTGCATGGCCATAGGGGATACCGGTTTTTTTGATAAGGTGATTGGACGCTATGACGGACGGCCCAATGTTCAATTGGTCCGTGAGTTCGCCGGAATTGAAATTATTAGGCGTTTGATAGGTTTGGCACAACTGCCCCTCGATCGAACAATTGGGGAAAAGGAACAATTGCTCCATTTAGCTGAAAGGTGGGTTAGGGGCAATTGAACAGAAACGGTCAAGAACAGCTAGCCGATGCGAACGGAAGACGAAATAAAAGTATTGTCCAACAAAATGCTCAATTCGTTACTGTTGGATTAACGGAACAAAACAGGATACGGAAATACACTATGAACTCATTTAGACTTTTTCAAATGGCTAAAAAATTGTTCTTTTGTACCCATTTTCCGTCTTTTTTTCCTTCCGTAGCCCAACTATGCAACTCAAAAAAGCCAAAAAAGAGGCACAAAAACCCTAATTTTCGCTTCATTCCAAAAAGTCTAAATGAGTTCCATAAAAAATAAATGAAACATAAATTTGTAAAATTCTTAAGGCGAATGTTACTGGGAATCGGAATAGGTATTGGACTTGTGGTAACTACAATACTACTGTTTGTTGGTTTAAGCCCCCAATTTGGAGGAAAGGCTACTGAAGCGCAAAAGGCTACATACGAACTATCGGATAACTACAGGGACGGGAGGTTTGTAAATAGTAATGCCGTGCAACTGGATATGAGCTTTGGGGATATGTTAAAAAGCATAGTCGGCTTTTTAAGATCGCAACCCAATACCACCCCCAGGGAAAACCTTCCCGTACGGAAAATGGACTCCATGGCCATCGCTAGTTATCAGGGGGAAGCACGATTGTTTTGGTTTGGGCACTCGGCTTTTCTGCTACAGATGAACAACAGGAATATCCTTATCGACCCCATGTTCGGAGAAGTTCCGGCCCCACATCCCTTGCTTGGGGGGAAGCGGTTTAGTAAAGAACTGCCCATTGAGGTCGATAAAATTCCTGAAATAGATGCCGTACTCCTCTCCCATGATCACTACGATCATTTGGATTACGGTACCATCCAAAAACTAAAGCATAAGGTCAACATGTTCTATACCCCCCTGGGGGTGGGCGTCCATTTACAAAAATGGGGGATAGCCAAAAAACAGATTGTCGAATTGGATTGGTGGGAGGAAAACCGTTTAGGGGAATTGCGATTGGTATGTACGCCAGCACAACATTTTTCAGGTCGAGGAATTTCGGACAGGACAAAAACTTTATGGAGTTCATGGGTAATCCAGTCGGATAATGAAAATATCTTCTTTAGTGGGGATAGTGGTTATGCCGATCATTTTAAGGAAATCGGCACCAAATATGGACCATTTGATTTTGCCATGATAGAGTGTGGACAGTACAATGAAATGTGGCCCGATATCCATATGTTTCCCGAGGAAACAGCACAAGCGGGACTCGATGTGGGAGCCAAAAAAATAATGCCCATCCATTGGGGAGCGTTCAAACTGGCCATGCATACGTGGACAGATCCCATAGAACGGGTCACCAAAAAGGCAAAGGAACTCAATGTGGCCCTAGTGGCGCCCACTATAGGAGAGCCCATCGTTGTAAAAGAAAGGGGTGCCATCAAAGAGCAATGGTGGAATACCTTTTAGACCCTATCTCCAGTTTTTAGATAAGCAATCCTGGGCATCGCACCGACTTTGGCAGGAACATCTTAACCGTTGATTGCAAGCGTCTAGGACCTATTCATTCTGCATAAAACATGTCCATGGATAGACACCCCATTCCAAGATAAAATCAACGGGTGCCCTGAAATTTAAGGGGTGTGGAGAATATACAACAATTCATGGGCGATTTATATGGGAAAATGTCATGTTTTTAAAACAATGAAACGGGTATTTTTAGTAAATTTTAGTGCATTATAACTCCTTAACTCTCCAACAGATGAAAATATATGACGAAAAACACATTAAAAATGTAGTGTTTGTGGGTGCCCACGGCTGTGGCATGACCACATTATCTGAGACTATGCTTTTTGAAGCAGGACTTCTGAACAGAAGGGGAACCGTGGAAAACAAAAATACGGTCTCCGATTATCATACCATTGAACATGAAAGGGGCACCACCGTATTTGCAACACCACTACATACCGAGTGGCGCAACTATAAGATAAACATCATAGATACCCCCGGACTTGATGATTTTGTAGGGGAAATTATGTCTTCAATTCGGGTGGCTGATACCGTGGTTACCATTATCAATGCAAGGAACGGCGTTGAGATTGGTACCGAAATCATATGGAACTATGTGGACACCTACCAAAAACCCACACTTTTTGTCATCAATCAGATAGACCATCCGAAGGCCAATTTTGAGGACAGTTTCAATGATATCAAAGCTTTGGTGGGCAATAGTGCGGTTAAGGTACAGTACCCGTTACAGTTGGATGGCGCCCAGTGCATCATTGATGTCCTTAAAATGAAAATGTACAAATTCCCTCCTCAGGGAGGCAAGCCTGAAAAACACCCTATTCCGGATGACCAAAAGGAATTGGCGGACCAATTGCACAACGAATTGGTTGAAAAAGCTGCAGAAAACGATGAGGATTTGATGGAACTTTTCTTTGAGAAGGGGACGTTAAATGAGGATGAAATGCGGCAGGGTATCAAAGCGGGGATGCTTAACCACGAGGTGTTTCCAGTGTTCTGTGTATCGGCCCTACAGGATATGGGCAGTGGCCGACTAATGGGCTTTATTGATAATGTGACGCCCGCTGCGGCAGATTTAAAACCGGAACAAAGTGTGGAGGGATTGAGTATTCCCCCCAAGGCAGACGCCCCAACCACCTTGTTCGTGTTCAAAACCGTTAATTTGCCCAATGTGGGCCAATTGACCTTCTTCAAAGTAAAATCAGGTACGGTTACGGTCAATGATAAGCTGATCAATTCCAGAACGGAGGAAACCGAAGTGTTGAACCAGTTGTTCATTATGGATGGTAAAAAGCGTGAACCGGTATCCAAACTGGTCGTAGGTGATATTGGGGCCACCCTAAAGCTAAAAGGTACGGAGACCAATGACACCTTGCATCAAGAAGGGCACAAAATGACCATTAAACCGATCAAGTATCCGCAGTCAAGATTGACCAAGGCGGTTTCGGCAGTATCACAGCATGAGGAAGAAAAACTAACCGAGGCCTTGCGGAAAATCCAAAGCCAGGATCCGACGGTTGTAGTGAGCTATTCCAATGAATTAAAGCAACAACTGGTTGGTTGTCAAGGTGAATTGCATTTGGCCACGGTCAAATGGATCTTGGAAAACACCTACGGGGTACAACCAAAATTTGAACAGCCTAAAATTGCCTATCGCGAAACCATAAAACGTTCCGCCAGGGCAAGTTATCGCCATAAAAAACAATCAGGAGGTGCAGGGCAGTTTGCCGAGGTGCATTTAAAGATAGAACCATGGCATGAGGGTATGCCCGAACCGGAAGGATTCAATATCCGTGGAAAGGAAGAAGTGGATTTGCCCTGGGGAGGCAAACTGGTCTTTTACAATTGTATTGTAGGAGGTGTGATCGACCTGAGATATTTACCGTCCATCAAGAAAGGAATTTTGGAGGTTATGGAATCCGGCCCATTGACTGGCTCCTATGTTCGGGATGTTCGTGTGTTGGTATATGATGGAAAGATGCATTCCGTGGATTCAAACGATATTGCCTTTAAGATTGCCGGGGCACATGCCTTTAAAGAAGCGTTTTTAAACGCAAAACCCCAATTAATGGAACCCTTACGGGAACTTACGGTTAGGGTGCCCGAAGAAATGCTGGGCAATGTGATGACCGATCTACAGTCGCGCAGATCGGTGATTTTAGGTTTTGATACCGTGGAACAGTATCAGATTTTGAAGTGTACCACTCCGGAAGCGGAACTTGGGGGCTATTCCACCAACTTACGTTCCCTAACGCAAGGTAAGGCAACCTTCACTTCTGAATTTGCATCCTTTGAATCCGTTCCTGAAAACGTACAAAAAGAGCTGATCAAAGCGTAAACTATATTACGGCAGTAACCATAAGAATTACATGGTTGCTGCCGTATTTTTTGGGTATCGGAGCAGACGACAATTGCACCAATTTAGGGAGCTACCATGAACTTGGCGTTCTTTCAGCAAGGATTGGGACGACCTTACACTTGGTATGCCATTAAACTTCATTTGCAATCTGCTATGGTAAGTAATCTGCTACCAATTGTAATGAATAGCGATTGTCCGATTTAACACCTTGAACGTCCTAAGGGAATCATCATTTGTTTGGTACGGGAACGGTCTATTCCATTTTTCTGGTGGCCAACCAAAAACGGCTGTTGAATGGCATAATTGTTGGTAACTAAGTAAAGGATACCAGGGGTGGACGAAGCTTTGTACACTGCTCTGAAATCCAGATTTCATAAATGACCAATGTGAGTTCAAACCAAATTTTTACTATTAATTAATCAAAAAAGTGCGTAATGAGAGATGTATTTATGTTAAGCATTGCAGCTATGCTATTGTTTTCAAGCTGTGCAGTTATTCGACCGGGTGAAGCTGGGGTAAAGCAGACCTTGGGGAAGTTTGACGATCAGGTGGCCACCGAGGGCACCGTTTTTTTTAATCCCTTTACAAGTAAGGTGATTAAGGAATCAACACAAACGAATAACATTAAACTTATTTTGACCCTCCCCAGTAAGGAAGGGCTTAGTGTAGAATCGGAAATTTCAATTTTATACCGATTGCAACGAGAGAAGATTCCCAGTGTCCTACAAAATCTAGGGCGCGATTACGAATCCATAATTACCAGTGTGTTCCGTTCCGCCTCTTCCGATGTCTGTGCAAAATTCTATGCCAAGGACATGCACTCAGGGATGCGTTCCAATATCGAGGAAGAAATCAAAGTAAAAATGAATGAAAATCTGAAAAAGCAAGCTGATGGGATTGAATTGATTGCCGTTTTGATGAAAAGCATCCAATTGCCCCCAGGGTTGGCAAATTCCATTGAGCGAAAACTGCAGGCAGAACAGGACGCCATGCGTATGGAATTTGTAATCCAACAGGCCAAGCTTGAGGCGAACCGTAAAATTATTGATGCTGAAGGGGAACGCGATGCACAGAAAATCCTTTCCGAGGGTTTGACCGAAGAAATCATCAAGATCAGGAGCATTGAAGCATTCAATAGGCTTTCGACCTCACCAAACACCAAAATCATCCTTACGGATGGCAAGACCCCCATGCTCATCGATGCCAACGAATAAGGCAAGGGAAGGCATAATGATAGGAAAGGCATGAAATCAATTTCATGCCTTTTTAGTTGATGGCCATTCCATCCAATAACTTTTTCTGACGGAATTATCATTTAAACAAGATGTACGGGTGTCTTGGTGTTATTTAGCCGAGGATTTCAAATACGTTGTTATGTTTAAAAAATATCGAATCCTTAAATGGATATCCCTCGTTTTAGGTAGTCTCATTGTCGTCATTGTTTCTTTTGGATTTTGGTTCAGAAGTTTAATTCCCCCTGGGGACATCACTATTGAATCCACTACAATTGAAGACTTACCGTATTTATCGGACAACGTTATCCCAATGAGGGGTAAAATACTGGCCGTGGTAACAAGTACGGATGTCATGGGCAATAGTGGAAAAGGTACAGGTTATGAATTATCGGAACTGGCGCGCGCCTATTATACCTTTACGGCAAATGGTTTTGAAGTGGATATTGCGAGTCCAAAAGGAGGGAAGCCACCCGTAGTAATTGATGATGAAGATATGGGAGCCTATGATTTTGCATTTTTAAATGATTCCATCGCACAGTACAAAACAAGCAATACGCTCAAAATAGAAGATTGTATTGGCGAACCGTATAAGGCCATTTTTTTCGTTGGAGGAAAAGGGGCGATGTTCGACTTTCCAAATAACGAGGCAATTCAACATATTGTAAAGGATTATTATGAAAGCAATAAAGTCATTGGTGCCGTTTGCCATGGTCCTGCCGCTTTGGTCAATGTAACGTTATCCAATGGACGTCCACTTCTGGAAAATAAGGAAGTGACTGGATTTACAAATCGGGAGGAACTACTTTTAATATCCGATGCCCGGAAAATATTTCCCTTTTTATTACAGGACAAGATGATGGAGAAGGGTGCCCATTTTAAGGAAGGTGCCATGTACTTGGAAAAAATTGGCCATGATGGTAATTTACTTACGGGACAAAACCCATGGTCGACCTGGAGTGTTGCTGAACAAATGATCATACAATTGGGCCATGAACCAAAACATAGGGAGATTACCGATGTAGAAAATGCGGTAAAGGTGTTATTGGCCTACAAAACCCATGGGAAACAGGAAGCAAAAAAAATGATCGGGGCCATGCTACTGAACGGGAACAAGCCCGTAAATAGGGTTTTAATTGCGAAACATGGTATAATTTCAGCGATGCAGGGTAAACTAGGTGATTTTTCAAATATGATGTCCCTAGTAGCTTTTGCGAAGAAATGTGAATCCAAAAGAAAGGACATAGCACTAAATTAGCAGAAAAATAGTGGGTTGGGTTTTTTGGATATATTTCTCATCATTTTAGCCAGTGCAGGACTTTTACATGGGGTAACATTTGCCGCCTACCTGTTTTTTTTCAAAAAGAAAAGAATGGTAGCCAACTATCTATTGGCCCTTATCCTTGTTTTCATGGCCTTTCGGATAGGTAAATCCGTCCTATTGTATTTTGGTAATGATCTGGAACCTGTCTTCATTTTTGTAGGATTGACTTTTCTATTGTTGATAGGTCCCTTATTGCGGTGGTACGTTGCTGGAATGACCACTCCAAATTATAAACTGCCACGTTACTATTTTGTGGCACTGATCCCATTTACAGCATTGTTTTTTTCCAGCTTTTTTGTCACCAGAAATTGGTTTGAGAGCAATACCCAAGAGGTTCTTATTGTATTTGCCAGCCTTCTTGTTTTTATCTATTTGCATTTTGCCTTTTACATTTTTAGTGCCCATAGGGTATTGCAAAAAATTAAAAAAAGCTACCCTAAAGCACTGCGTACAAAATCCCAGAATGCAATTATTGCCTGGTTGAATCTAGTTGTGGTCGGTTTTGTCCTGATATGGGTATCTTATTTTTTAAATATCATAGAAGATACCGTTCCCTATATTATAGGACCAATCATCTATTCCGTAGTAGTCTATTTTTTAAGCTTTAAGGCTTTTCAACTTAAAGCAACCGATATGGATGGAAGTGTTTTTAAAAAGAATGATGATACACAGTTATTTGCCCAGATCGTCAAATTGATTTTAGACGAAAAACGACATCTGGAACCCAACGTGTCCCTGGCAAGTATAAGTAAGTCCGTTCACAAAACCACCCAGAAAACCTCCGAGGTCATTAACCAATACGCAAAACAAAACTTCAATGATTTTATAAATTATTACAGAATTCAGGAGGCAAAAGAAAGGCTTAAGGGGGAGGATGGCAAAGACCTTACTATATCTGCCATTGCTTTTGATTCAGGGTTTAGCAGTTTGTCGTCCTTCAATAGCGCCTTTAAAAAGTTTGAAGGTATGACCCCTTCTGGTTACAGGAAAGCTAATACGGTATGAATTCGTTTGGAACCAACCGCTTGGAGAAATGATCATAAGGTTTGTTGAAATGTTGATCTTTTTTAACAATGATCCCTGGATTTTTGTGTTTAGTTGAGAAGGCCTGGATTAAAAAAAGTACAGAACAAAGCGCTAAAATCAATGTCTTTGAGTACTTTCCTTCCTGCAAAATGACCTAGACAGCCATATAAAAATATCACATGAGATTTGAACCGGACCATTTAATTGGAGTAAGAACAAGGGATGACCTAGTTCACACAGCAAAAGAAAACAATATTCCAATTGCCAAAACACTGGACAAATTAAAGTATGAAGTTGAACTAAGAAAATTACAGTCCGAATTTGTAAATCTTCAGAAATGGATTGCCGAAAAGAAAATGAGGGTCGCCATTGTTTTCGAAGGAAGGGATGCTGCGGGAAAAGGTGGGTCGATCAAACGATTTAAAGAACATTTGAATCCAAGAACATCTAGGGTGGTGGCCTTGACCAAACCCACTGAAGTCGAAAAAGGACAATGGTATTTTAGGCGATACATCAAAGTGCTACCAAATCCAGGGGAAATTGTTTTTTTTGATAGAAGTTGGTACAATCGTGCGGTTGTTGAACCAGTTATGGGCTTTTGTACAAAAAAGCAATATGATCAGTTCATGGTTCAAGTCTCGGAGTTTGAACATTTACTTTACGAGGATAATTTGAAAATCATCAAGTTTTGGTTTTCCATTTCTAAAGAAGAACAGAAGAAAAGGTTTGATGCCCGTTTAAGTAACCCTCTTAAACGTTGGAAATTTAGCCCTGTTGATATGAAGGGGCAAGAGTTATGGGATAGCTATACGCACTATAAAGAACAAATGTTCAGTAAAACCCACACCAATTTTAGCCCTTGGATCATT
The sequence above is a segment of the Muricauda sp. SCSIO 64092 genome. Coding sequences within it:
- a CDS encoding FAD-binding protein — its product is MARTTKLSLDEWDTLHNNGPWDLKFLYKTKLEASSLMPSNLDRYNDAAREIQKLLKEAKNKNEGFRAYGSAWSLSHIAHQKDRMHFNAHMNEYFSFKDQDLHHLSGYDADDIFMFQCGNVIKEISEKLAGHGKSLKSSGASNGQTIAGCISTGVHGSGIKVGSVQDYVVGLNLIVGPNPGDIVYLERHSKPVLNDVFVQKIRSRVIRNDGLFNAALVGLGSFGFIHGVVIESQNLFLLKRYVKSIKKELALELAESLNFENFTEIPEEMVGGKGREPYHYKVFINQYQKDDSDYIVELMYKKDFKLNYPDPFPVIKKSIYRDLIQVAVSLGAQFTGLIPKFVNALESTILPKVDEVSIGTLAETFWDAPYQGPAFAISFGVPQDLSAKTLEILSEIARKKRTPGIFAMRFIKKSEATLSFARFDKTCMIEIDGVLWNEKKNLGSLNGLSREMMVALHKNNIPFTIHWGKNADWAFVGNDWQASSLADYMYGEDAKKWREYRSSLLAPDMQKLFSNRFLKECGLDRSESVQNPSDLVASLV
- a CDS encoding nucleoside hydrolase, with amino-acid sequence MILKKSKRAILLLILVLTSTEFVAQNATAKQALIIDADTANEVDDLFALVRAIGAPEFDLLGITSAQFHTSPLASDSTVAESQRINEEIVRLLGRKDIPLPLGSNGPLTKADQPQPSEAASFIITKAHQMQEGKKLQLVILGSCTNVASAILLDSTIVPKIQVHYLGFWHDTDTNTYNKEEFNSGNDVIAVNVLLDYPTLDLSVMTATTSQHLVFTKQTVDQRLKGKGGIADYLVNRWETYQRWWTKEDPLKKEWIMWDVAIIQALAHPEWTTTKEFLTPTENTQRHIKIHTAIAVEKMEADFWRHLDTLLN
- a CDS encoding phosphotransferase; the protein is MQLTTAIDIALFTDFLSEKGMLNPNEKIEKVEIPGEGNMNVVLRVITGHRSFIAKQSRPFVQKYQNIPAPIDRIGVEHSFYKTVQGSGIDAHLPGLLGFLPEHYMLFLEDLGQSEDMSFIYRKRSISDIHFNQLVSIAKGIHSSPITVDYPKNLELRKLNHQHIFVLPFLEDNGFSLDGIQVGLDALSLPFKTAKALKEKVEELGVLYLTTDGVLLHGDYYPGSWMAKADDVYVLDPEFSYQGPLEFDLGVLVAHLCMAIGDTGFFDKVIGRYDGRPNVQLVREFAGIEIIRRLIGLAQLPLDRTIGEKEQLLHLAERWVRGN
- a CDS encoding MBL fold metallo-hydrolase — translated: MKHKFVKFLRRMLLGIGIGIGLVVTTILLFVGLSPQFGGKATEAQKATYELSDNYRDGRFVNSNAVQLDMSFGDMLKSIVGFLRSQPNTTPRENLPVRKMDSMAIASYQGEARLFWFGHSAFLLQMNNRNILIDPMFGEVPAPHPLLGGKRFSKELPIEVDKIPEIDAVLLSHDHYDHLDYGTIQKLKHKVNMFYTPLGVGVHLQKWGIAKKQIVELDWWEENRLGELRLVCTPAQHFSGRGISDRTKTLWSSWVIQSDNENIFFSGDSGYADHFKEIGTKYGPFDFAMIECGQYNEMWPDIHMFPEETAQAGLDVGAKKIMPIHWGAFKLAMHTWTDPIERVTKKAKELNVALVAPTIGEPIVVKERGAIKEQWWNTF
- a CDS encoding elongation factor G — protein: MKIYDEKHIKNVVFVGAHGCGMTTLSETMLFEAGLLNRRGTVENKNTVSDYHTIEHERGTTVFATPLHTEWRNYKINIIDTPGLDDFVGEIMSSIRVADTVVTIINARNGVEIGTEIIWNYVDTYQKPTLFVINQIDHPKANFEDSFNDIKALVGNSAVKVQYPLQLDGAQCIIDVLKMKMYKFPPQGGKPEKHPIPDDQKELADQLHNELVEKAAENDEDLMELFFEKGTLNEDEMRQGIKAGMLNHEVFPVFCVSALQDMGSGRLMGFIDNVTPAAADLKPEQSVEGLSIPPKADAPTTLFVFKTVNLPNVGQLTFFKVKSGTVTVNDKLINSRTEETEVLNQLFIMDGKKREPVSKLVVGDIGATLKLKGTETNDTLHQEGHKMTIKPIKYPQSRLTKAVSAVSQHEEEKLTEALRKIQSQDPTVVVSYSNELKQQLVGCQGELHLATVKWILENTYGVQPKFEQPKIAYRETIKRSARASYRHKKQSGGAGQFAEVHLKIEPWHEGMPEPEGFNIRGKEEVDLPWGGKLVFYNCIVGGVIDLRYLPSIKKGILEVMESGPLTGSYVRDVRVLVYDGKMHSVDSNDIAFKIAGAHAFKEAFLNAKPQLMEPLRELTVRVPEEMLGNVMTDLQSRRSVILGFDTVEQYQILKCTTPEAELGGYSTNLRSLTQGKATFTSEFASFESVPENVQKELIKA
- a CDS encoding prohibitin family protein; the protein is MRDVFMLSIAAMLLFSSCAVIRPGEAGVKQTLGKFDDQVATEGTVFFNPFTSKVIKESTQTNNIKLILTLPSKEGLSVESEISILYRLQREKIPSVLQNLGRDYESIITSVFRSASSDVCAKFYAKDMHSGMRSNIEEEIKVKMNENLKKQADGIELIAVLMKSIQLPPGLANSIERKLQAEQDAMRMEFVIQQAKLEANRKIIDAEGERDAQKILSEGLTEEIIKIRSIEAFNRLSTSPNTKIILTDGKTPMLIDANE